In the Duncaniella freteri genome, one interval contains:
- a CDS encoding phage protein Gp36 family protein, whose protein sequence is MFLTLDDYRGVCDEYELKQITQNEETRLTAEAAALEQIGSYLRYRYDMTRVFASEGSERNAMLVQCAVNISLWLMVHRLPQNMGHERRECLYNDAIKWLRDIQAGKASPDLPLYESEDGDDARNPVRYGSMKPNRYDY, encoded by the coding sequence ATGTTCCTGACTCTTGACGACTACCGGGGCGTGTGCGACGAATACGAGCTCAAGCAGATAACACAGAACGAAGAAACACGCCTGACCGCCGAAGCCGCCGCCCTGGAGCAAATCGGTTCTTATCTGCGTTATCGCTACGATATGACCCGGGTATTTGCTTCTGAGGGCTCAGAGCGTAACGCTATGCTCGTACAGTGCGCCGTAAATATTTCCCTTTGGCTAATGGTTCACCGTCTCCCTCAGAATATGGGACACGAACGCCGGGAATGTCTCTATAACGACGCTATCAAATGGCTTCGCGATATTCAAGCCGGCAAAGCCTCCCCCGACTTACCTCTCTATGAGAGTGAGGACGGGGACGACGCACGCAACCCGGTGCGCTACGGCTCTATGAAACCAAACAGATACGACTATTAA